From the genome of Cucumis sativus cultivar 9930 unplaced genomic scaffold, Cucumber_9930_V3 scaffold52, whole genome shotgun sequence, one region includes:
- the LOC116405973 gene encoding uncharacterized protein LOC116405973 codes for MAGSPHLPPFSSVDSSSTSTCDALFFFPRNFDSTIVTDFGCNFYSLQPQPSGFPHSHRIDFNVLGTSTTTTSTPLIKESAGLSDAPLPFLSNPCLSSNSSSEPPNKSHYSVFIIIHLVAKYYSWDVSRECKTMFE; via the exons ATGGCAGGTTCTCCTCATCTTCCTCCTTTCTCCAGTGTTGATTCCTCCTCTACTTCGACCTGTGatgctcttttcttcttccctcgcaATTTCGATTCCACCATCGTCACCGattttggttgcaatttctactctcttcaacctcaaccttcTGGATTCCCTCACTCTCACCGGATTGACTTCAATGTCCTTGGAACCTCCACTACTACTACTAGTACTCCACTCATCAAAGAATCCGCTGGATTATCAGACgctcctcttcctttcctttctaatcCTTGTCTCTCTTCCAACTCCAGTAGTGAGCCCCCGAACAAATCGCATTACTCC gttttcatcattattcatttggtgGCTAAATATTACTCATGG gacGTTTCTAGAGAATGCAAGACCATGTTTGAGTGA